The following proteins come from a genomic window of Spongiibacter tropicus DSM 19543:
- a CDS encoding acyl-CoA dehydrogenase: MTAPLLNERDIAFMLYEFLNCESLCERERYADHNRESFDAAIATARSIAERYFLPIRGKVDRNEPRFEDGRVVMLPEVQQAVQAATDAGFVSATADYDVGGMQLPLAVAAAANAWLSAAGSTTIGYLSLSSANASLIEAHGSTEQIAKWAAPLRSGRFAGTMAMTEPGAGSGLADLITRAEPAGDGSYRITGNKIFISGGDHELNDNIVHLVLARVKGAPKGVKGISLFIVPKYLVNDDGSLGERNDVALAGLFHKMGGRGHTSTSLNFGEQGGAVGYLIGEENRGLSYMFHMMNEARIMVASGAATLALAGFQYSLNYARERAQGRLPSCKDPHSPPVSIVEHADVRRMLLTQKAYAEGAFALCLYGAQLADDQHTAADAETRDAARLLLDFLTPIIKTWPSEQGPKANSLAIQVLGGAGYTNEHPVEMFYRDNRLNPIHEGTTGIQSLDLLARKVPMHGMAGYQACLKAIRETIAEAQTLPPLAALGGELEAALRCLEETTQSLLTAMGSESIDRVLANSVSYLDMFGQVVMAWIWLKQGCAAQQRLATAQGNDADFYRGKLQALRYFFAAELPKIQHWSNLLKNLESSAFEMQDAWF; the protein is encoded by the coding sequence GTGACAGCCCCGCTTCTTAATGAGCGCGATATTGCGTTCATGCTCTATGAATTCCTCAACTGCGAGTCATTATGCGAGCGCGAGCGCTACGCCGACCACAATCGCGAGAGCTTTGATGCCGCCATCGCAACGGCCAGATCCATTGCCGAACGCTATTTCCTGCCCATCCGTGGCAAGGTAGACCGCAACGAGCCGCGCTTCGAAGACGGGCGAGTGGTGATGCTGCCGGAAGTCCAGCAGGCGGTGCAGGCGGCGACCGATGCCGGCTTTGTTTCGGCGACGGCCGACTACGATGTGGGCGGCATGCAGCTTCCGCTGGCGGTCGCCGCGGCGGCCAACGCCTGGCTGTCGGCAGCGGGTAGCACCACGATTGGCTATCTGAGTCTGAGCAGTGCCAACGCCAGTCTGATAGAGGCTCACGGCAGCACTGAGCAGATAGCCAAATGGGCCGCACCGCTGCGCAGTGGCCGGTTTGCGGGCACCATGGCGATGACCGAGCCGGGGGCGGGCAGTGGCCTGGCCGATTTGATTACCCGCGCGGAACCAGCCGGCGACGGCAGCTATCGCATTACCGGCAACAAGATTTTTATTTCCGGCGGTGATCACGAGCTGAATGACAACATCGTGCACCTGGTGTTGGCAAGGGTGAAGGGCGCGCCGAAAGGGGTCAAAGGTATTTCGCTGTTTATCGTCCCCAAGTATCTGGTCAACGACGACGGCAGTTTAGGGGAGCGCAACGATGTGGCGCTGGCCGGGCTCTTCCACAAGATGGGGGGCCGGGGCCACACCTCCACCTCGCTGAATTTTGGCGAGCAGGGCGGCGCGGTGGGCTATTTGATCGGCGAGGAAAATCGCGGTCTCAGCTACATGTTCCACATGATGAACGAGGCGCGGATTATGGTGGCCAGTGGCGCGGCCACGCTGGCACTGGCGGGCTTCCAATACTCGCTGAACTATGCGCGTGAGCGTGCCCAGGGACGTCTGCCCTCCTGTAAAGATCCTCACTCACCGCCGGTGAGCATCGTTGAGCACGCGGATGTACGGCGTATGCTGCTGACTCAGAAGGCCTATGCGGAAGGTGCATTTGCGCTCTGCTTGTATGGCGCGCAGTTGGCGGACGATCAGCATACGGCGGCCGATGCGGAGACCCGAGATGCCGCGCGCTTGCTGCTGGATTTTCTCACGCCAATCATCAAAACCTGGCCGTCGGAGCAGGGGCCCAAGGCCAATAGCCTGGCGATTCAGGTGCTGGGGGGCGCGGGTTACACCAATGAACATCCGGTGGAAATGTTCTACCGCGATAATCGCCTGAATCCCATCCACGAAGGCACCACGGGCATCCAGTCGCTTGATCTGCTGGCGCGCAAAGTACCCATGCACGGCATGGCGGGGTATCAGGCCTGCCTGAAGGCCATCCGGGAAACCATCGCCGAGGCGCAGACGCTGCCACCGTTGGCGGCCTTGGGCGGAGAACTGGAGGCTGCGCTGCGGTGTCTGGAAGAAACAACGCAGTCGCTGCTGACTGCCATGGGTAGTGAGTCCATCGACCGGGTACTGGCGAACTCGGTGAGTTATCTGGATATGTTCGGTCAGGTGGTAATGGCGTGGATTTGGCTCAAACAGGGCTGTGCGGCACAGCAGCGACTGGCGACGGCACAGGGCAATGACGCGGACTTCTATCGCGGAAAATTGCAGGCGCTGCGCTATTTCTTCGCGGCTGAATTACCCAAGATCCAACACTGGTCAAACTTGCTGAAAAATCTTGAAAGTTCGGCTTTTGAGATGCAGGACGCTTGGTTCTAA
- a CDS encoding helix-turn-helix domain-containing protein: MSKSTAFGRLLRFWRGVHSLSQEQLADRLDSSPRHISRLENGSSRPSEAMAMDIARALSLGRRDQSHLLVAAGFTPREAPIDFFAPDMKWLRTAMTRSLRALDPYPASLLDSASNILMVNRAWVGFHQRLMPAEELREMKNFYEFMFSSQSAENAVSNWPDTLSAILLSIQQNALLRDDPATQATVDRLSQCPSVPRDWRQRAASVEPMASFRVQIPVHGELQRFFSVNTTVGALGPTAFVSEPMLSISSLYPEDSRLNLDELLNGNLEHPLLFY, translated from the coding sequence GTGAGCAAAAGCACGGCTTTCGGGCGCTTATTGCGCTTCTGGCGTGGGGTGCACAGCCTTAGTCAGGAGCAGTTGGCCGATCGTCTGGACAGCTCGCCACGGCACATCAGTCGCCTTGAGAATGGCAGCAGCCGCCCCAGCGAAGCAATGGCGATGGATATCGCCCGCGCTCTGTCGCTGGGGCGTCGGGATCAGAGCCATTTACTGGTCGCTGCCGGATTTACGCCCCGGGAGGCGCCGATCGATTTCTTCGCTCCAGATATGAAGTGGCTGCGCACCGCCATGACCCGCAGTCTGCGTGCCCTCGACCCCTATCCGGCTTCACTGCTCGACAGCGCCTCGAACATTCTTATGGTCAATCGCGCCTGGGTCGGTTTTCACCAGCGCCTGATGCCCGCCGAGGAGCTGCGTGAGATGAAAAACTTTTACGAGTTTATGTTCAGCTCTCAGTCTGCCGAGAACGCCGTCAGCAACTGGCCGGATACCCTGTCGGCAATTCTGCTGTCGATTCAGCAGAATGCCCTGCTGCGGGATGATCCCGCGACCCAGGCGACGGTAGACCGTCTCAGCCAGTGTCCCTCGGTGCCGCGGGACTGGCGCCAACGGGCCGCTTCGGTGGAGCCGATGGCGAGTTTTCGTGTGCAGATTCCTGTGCATGGCGAGCTGCAGCGCTTTTTCAGTGTGAATACCACCGTCGGGGCGCTGGGCCCCACGGCCTTTGTCTCTGAGCCCATGCTGAGTATCAGCAGTCTTTATCCCGAGGATAGCCGTCTGAATCTCGATGAGTTATTGAACGGCAATCTTGAGCATCCGCTGCTGTTTTACTGA
- a CDS encoding acyl-CoA dehydrogenase family protein has product MILSEEHQKLRDTVAQFIDREINPHADEWEEAGIFPAHELFKKMGDLGLLGISKPEAYGGLGLDYSYQTVFSEELGRIKTGGVSMAIGVQTDMATPALAKFGSDALRAEFLAPAISGEAVFSIAVSEPHAGSDVAAIKTTARKEGDDYVINGTKMWITNSTQADYLCLLANTSEGKPHSNKSLIIVPTKTPGVSFSPRLNKLGMRSSDTAQVFFDDVRVPQRYRIGDEGQGFIYQMLQFQEERLFAAAGTLKGMEDCIQQTIAYTREREIFGKPVLDNQVVHFRLAEMQTEVEALRALVYTAVEQYIHGQDVTEKASMAKLKAGRLVREVTDGCLQYWGGMGFMWDNPISRAYRDTRITSIGGGADEVMLSIICKMLGTLPGKR; this is encoded by the coding sequence ATGATTCTCAGCGAAGAGCACCAGAAACTCCGCGATACCGTCGCACAATTTATTGACCGCGAAATCAATCCCCATGCCGATGAATGGGAGGAGGCGGGTATTTTTCCCGCTCACGAGCTGTTCAAAAAAATGGGCGATCTCGGTCTGCTGGGGATCAGCAAGCCCGAGGCTTACGGCGGCCTGGGGCTGGATTACAGTTACCAGACCGTCTTCTCCGAAGAACTCGGACGGATTAAAACCGGCGGCGTGTCGATGGCCATTGGTGTGCAGACCGACATGGCCACACCGGCGCTGGCCAAGTTTGGCAGCGATGCACTGCGCGCGGAATTTCTCGCCCCGGCGATCAGTGGCGAAGCGGTCTTTTCCATTGCAGTGAGTGAGCCACACGCGGGCTCGGATGTGGCCGCGATCAAGACCACAGCCCGCAAAGAGGGCGACGACTACGTGATCAACGGCACTAAGATGTGGATTACCAACTCCACGCAGGCCGACTATCTCTGCCTGCTGGCCAATACCAGCGAAGGCAAACCTCACAGCAATAAATCGCTGATTATCGTGCCGACCAAAACCCCCGGCGTGAGTTTTTCGCCACGGCTGAACAAACTGGGGATGCGCTCGTCCGATACGGCCCAGGTCTTCTTTGACGACGTGCGGGTGCCGCAGCGTTACCGCATCGGTGACGAGGGGCAGGGCTTTATCTACCAGATGCTGCAGTTTCAGGAAGAGCGGCTGTTTGCGGCGGCGGGAACGTTGAAAGGGATGGAGGATTGCATTCAGCAGACCATTGCCTACACCCGCGAACGGGAGATTTTCGGCAAGCCGGTGCTGGACAATCAGGTCGTCCATTTCCGGCTGGCGGAGATGCAGACTGAAGTCGAGGCACTGCGCGCCTTGGTGTATACCGCGGTTGAGCAGTATATCCACGGTCAGGACGTGACCGAGAAGGCATCGATGGCCAAACTGAAAGCCGGGCGGCTGGTGCGGGAAGTGACCGATGGCTGTCTGCAGTACTGGGGTGGCATGGGCTTTATGTGGGACAATCCCATCTCGCGTGCCTACCGAGACACGCGCATCACGTCGATTGGTGGCGGCGCCGATGAAGTGATGTTGAGTATTATCTGCAAAATGCTGGGAACCTTGCCCGGTAAGCGTTAA
- a CDS encoding glutathione S-transferase family protein — translation MTDKPTLWHSYPSRSLRPLWALEEMEIDYELVTLPFPPRLFQREYLDVNALGTVPFFRHGQVEMTESTGICLYLVEQYQRYDLGLRSGDADYGNYLNWLFHSDATLTFPQTLILRYSQFEPAERRQPQVVEDYRLWYLARLKRLNAHLLDHDYLCENRFTIADIAVGYALYLGEGLGLAGFYEPQVQAYLARLKARPAFQRAEPMGAGPDSLVVKKYPFSD, via the coding sequence ATGACTGATAAGCCGACCTTGTGGCACAGCTACCCCTCCCGTTCGCTGCGTCCGCTCTGGGCGCTGGAGGAAATGGAGATTGACTACGAGCTGGTCACGCTGCCTTTCCCGCCGCGCCTGTTTCAGCGCGAGTACCTGGACGTGAACGCGTTGGGTACCGTGCCGTTTTTTCGCCACGGACAGGTGGAAATGACTGAGTCCACCGGAATTTGTCTCTACCTTGTAGAGCAGTATCAGCGCTACGATCTTGGGCTGCGCAGTGGCGATGCCGATTATGGCAATTACCTCAACTGGCTGTTTCATAGCGACGCCACGCTCACCTTCCCGCAGACGCTGATCCTGCGTTATTCGCAATTTGAGCCCGCAGAGCGCCGCCAGCCACAGGTGGTCGAAGATTACCGGCTCTGGTATCTGGCGCGGCTGAAACGCCTGAATGCGCACCTGCTGGACCACGATTATCTCTGCGAAAACCGTTTCACCATTGCCGATATCGCCGTGGGCTATGCCCTGTATCTTGGCGAGGGGCTGGGGCTGGCTGGCTTTTATGAGCCGCAAGTGCAAGCGTATCTCGCAAGACTTAAAGCAAGACCGGCGTTTCAGCGAGCAGAACCGATGGGCGCCGGCCCCGACAGCCTGGTCGTCAAGAAATACCCATTCAGCGATTAA
- a CDS encoding acyl-CoA dehydrogenase family protein, with protein sequence MALDFDSARLHNPYLRPEHEEWRSQLRKFLEVEVRPHLDDWEEAGKLPDSLWAKAADIGLLQLGYPEAYGGIAEGIDQWHVNIANEEITRCGSAGGLVSNLLIHGIGLPPVVNFASEDIKQAVIPPVLAGEKRISLGITEPSGGSDVANITTTAKRDGDHYIVNGSKTFISGAMGADWVSTAVRTGGEGAKGVSMLLIPTDLSGVSRTPLDRKQGWWCADTGTFYFDNVRVPASHLIGDEGAGFWVIMSNFNPERLSLIVTMEAAARACLEDAVNWARERSTFGKRLADHQVIRHKIAAMKQRINATQCYTNYLTQAYIEGRCDPGDLALAKVQASETMEFCAREASQILGGASYLRGNRVERFYREVRVNAIGGGSEEIMRDLAARQYRL encoded by the coding sequence ATGGCTTTGGATTTTGACAGTGCTCGACTGCACAACCCCTATCTGCGTCCCGAACATGAAGAGTGGCGCAGTCAGTTGCGAAAATTTTTGGAGGTCGAAGTGCGGCCCCATCTGGATGACTGGGAGGAGGCCGGCAAGCTGCCGGATTCCCTCTGGGCGAAAGCGGCCGATATTGGCCTGCTGCAATTGGGTTACCCCGAGGCCTATGGCGGCATCGCTGAAGGCATCGATCAGTGGCATGTGAACATCGCCAATGAGGAAATTACCCGCTGCGGCTCGGCAGGTGGTCTGGTGAGCAATCTGCTGATCCACGGCATTGGTCTGCCGCCGGTGGTTAACTTTGCCAGTGAGGACATCAAACAGGCGGTCATTCCTCCGGTGCTGGCCGGTGAAAAGCGCATTTCACTGGGCATTACCGAGCCGTCTGGTGGCTCCGATGTTGCCAACATCACCACAACGGCCAAACGGGACGGTGACCACTACATTGTGAACGGCAGTAAAACCTTTATCTCCGGTGCGATGGGGGCAGACTGGGTGAGTACGGCGGTGCGGACCGGCGGAGAAGGTGCGAAAGGCGTATCGATGTTGTTGATTCCCACCGACTTGTCCGGCGTGTCACGGACACCCCTGGATCGAAAACAGGGCTGGTGGTGCGCCGACACCGGGACGTTTTACTTCGACAATGTGCGAGTACCGGCCAGTCACTTAATCGGCGACGAAGGCGCGGGTTTCTGGGTGATCATGAGTAATTTTAACCCCGAGCGACTGAGTCTGATTGTGACCATGGAAGCCGCGGCGAGGGCCTGTCTTGAGGACGCGGTGAACTGGGCGCGTGAGCGCAGTACCTTTGGCAAGCGCCTGGCCGATCATCAGGTGATCCGCCACAAAATTGCTGCCATGAAGCAGCGTATTAATGCCACGCAGTGCTATACCAACTACCTGACGCAGGCTTATATCGAGGGCCGTTGTGATCCGGGTGATCTGGCATTGGCGAAGGTGCAGGCCAGTGAGACGATGGAGTTTTGCGCGAGAGAAGCCAGCCAGATTCTCGGCGGCGCCAGTTATTTGCGGGGCAATCGCGTGGAGCGTTTTTATCGCGAAGTGCGGGTGAACGCCATCGGCGGTGGCTCCGAAGAAATCATGCGCGACCTCGCCGCGCGACAATATCGATTGTAA
- a CDS encoding AraC family transcriptional regulator, with translation MNNVIHPGWTVNSTSINSIVQASVALGGDADAMLLAAGIDPDSLLDPESRHPFSAMLALYKQASQLSADVGIYVGRIEYISRMNMLLYACSVCETLREYLNLMPSILRFAGDIGETRIRRDGEYLCLDWLPLWKGSRALRYPADAVLTTAMGILGSLCVQPIPLLRAQFSYAEPAEKRLLHSVFGDNLQFGAEESRLYFDRACLDYPLIQLDSDWGRAVRASTRHLFDSADSDPVLRSLRATLMGMLPAGGVTIDRTAAAQNISRRTLQRRLAERGTQFAQVLQGLRAELALQYLADERLSITDIALLLGYADHGSFSSAFKSWYGRSPRDYRH, from the coding sequence GTGAATAACGTGATTCATCCCGGCTGGACGGTGAACAGCACCAGCATCAACAGCATTGTGCAAGCCAGTGTGGCGCTGGGCGGCGACGCGGACGCCATGCTGCTGGCGGCCGGTATCGACCCCGACAGTCTGCTTGACCCCGAGTCGCGACACCCGTTTTCGGCGATGCTGGCCCTCTACAAACAGGCCTCACAACTGAGCGCCGATGTGGGCATTTACGTCGGGCGTATCGAATATATCAGCCGCATGAATATGCTGCTGTATGCCTGCAGCGTTTGCGAGACGCTGCGCGAATATCTCAATCTGATGCCGAGTATTCTCCGCTTCGCCGGGGATATTGGCGAAACCCGCATCCGCCGCGATGGTGAGTATCTGTGTTTGGACTGGTTGCCTCTCTGGAAAGGATCCCGCGCGCTGCGCTACCCGGCCGACGCCGTGCTGACCACGGCGATGGGCATACTCGGCTCGCTGTGTGTGCAGCCGATTCCTTTGTTGCGGGCGCAATTCAGTTATGCGGAACCCGCTGAAAAACGCTTGTTACACAGTGTGTTTGGCGACAATCTGCAGTTTGGCGCTGAGGAGAGCCGACTGTATTTCGATCGCGCCTGTCTCGACTATCCGCTGATCCAGCTCGACTCCGACTGGGGACGCGCTGTGCGAGCGTCCACCCGCCACCTTTTCGACAGCGCAGACAGTGACCCGGTGTTGCGTTCATTGCGTGCAACACTGATGGGCATGTTGCCTGCGGGGGGTGTGACGATCGACCGCACGGCGGCGGCCCAGAATATTTCCCGGCGTACCCTGCAACGACGTCTGGCGGAACGCGGCACGCAGTTTGCACAGGTGCTGCAGGGGTTGCGCGCAGAACTGGCGCTGCAATATCTGGCCGACGAGCGGCTGAGTATTACCGATATTGCTTTGCTGCTGGGTTATGCCGACCACGGCAGTTTTTCCAGTGCGTTCAAGAGCTGGTACGGACGTTCTCCTCGCGACTATCGCCACTGA
- a CDS encoding DUF1330 domain-containing protein, whose product MPSIDPRREDIHSLLARVPPGQPVTMLNLLRFRDRAAYADGDHGQSGREAYREYSRQAERCVKAVGGQVIWAGRAVSPIIAPLEEDWDASLLVRYPDIAAFEAMLSNPDYQAITPFRSAALSDARLIAMLDEAPY is encoded by the coding sequence ATGCCCAGTATTGATCCCCGCCGTGAAGATATTCATTCGCTGTTGGCGCGCGTGCCGCCCGGGCAGCCGGTGACCATGCTGAATCTGCTGCGATTTCGCGACAGAGCGGCTTATGCTGACGGCGATCACGGGCAGAGCGGGCGAGAAGCCTATCGGGAATACAGTCGGCAGGCCGAGCGCTGCGTGAAGGCGGTGGGCGGTCAGGTGATCTGGGCGGGCAGGGCGGTGTCGCCGATTATCGCGCCGCTTGAGGAAGACTGGGATGCCTCTTTGCTGGTGCGTTACCCGGATATCGCGGCGTTCGAGGCGATGCTGAGCAATCCCGATTATCAGGCGATCACGCCGTTTCGCAGTGCGGCGCTCAGCGATGCGCGATTGATTGCCATGCTTGATGAGGCGCCGTACTAG
- a CDS encoding DUF4404 family protein gives MDLKHLHDQLNRLQTEIDSLPVGSDEHAKLHALIDDIDRELGSGPELVLEDTGIQDRLDDMVSTFEVEHPTVAGILKDIMVKLASIGV, from the coding sequence ATGGACCTTAAACACCTACACGACCAGCTGAACCGCCTGCAGACTGAAATCGACAGCCTGCCCGTGGGCAGCGATGAACACGCCAAATTGCACGCCCTGATCGACGATATTGATCGCGAACTGGGCAGCGGTCCGGAGCTGGTGCTGGAAGATACCGGTATCCAGGACCGCCTCGACGACATGGTGTCGACGTTTGAAGTAGAACACCCGACGGTTGCCGGTATTCTCAAGGATATTATGGTGAAGCTCGCCAGTATTGGTGTGTAA
- a CDS encoding glucose 1-dehydrogenase, which produces MHPESLFSLNGRVAIVTGAGRGIGRGIALQFAEAGARVVCAARTQADIDATAALCEQAGSDAIAVSCDVADEAQLQALVDTTVEKYGGIDIIVNNAGGAWPNDPLKTDAKTFNRDFDFNVTTAFNLCRLAQPELLKRKGNIINITSASARYAQKGFSSYGTAKAALTQLTKLLAADFAPDIRVNGIAPGTILTDALQQFLDADTQAKMSDLTPMACLGEPQDIAAAALYLASPAGRWVTGKILEVDGGAESTTWPF; this is translated from the coding sequence ATGCACCCGGAATCTCTGTTTTCTCTGAACGGTCGCGTGGCCATTGTTACCGGCGCGGGCCGGGGTATTGGTCGCGGCATTGCTCTGCAATTTGCCGAAGCCGGGGCCCGTGTGGTCTGCGCCGCACGCACACAGGCCGATATCGATGCCACAGCAGCGCTGTGCGAGCAGGCGGGCAGTGATGCCATCGCCGTAAGCTGTGATGTCGCGGATGAGGCCCAGCTACAAGCGCTGGTCGACACCACCGTCGAAAAATACGGTGGCATCGACATTATTGTGAACAATGCCGGGGGCGCCTGGCCCAACGACCCGCTGAAGACCGATGCCAAAACCTTCAACCGCGATTTCGACTTCAACGTCACCACAGCGTTCAATCTCTGCCGACTCGCTCAGCCGGAATTGCTGAAGCGCAAGGGCAACATCATCAACATTACCTCGGCGTCCGCCCGCTACGCGCAAAAGGGCTTTAGCAGTTATGGCACCGCCAAGGCCGCGCTCACCCAGCTAACAAAACTGCTGGCCGCTGATTTTGCGCCGGATATTCGTGTTAACGGCATCGCGCCCGGCACCATTCTGACCGACGCCTTACAGCAATTTCTCGACGCGGACACACAGGCCAAAATGTCTGACCTCACACCGATGGCCTGCCTCGGCGAGCCACAGGATATTGCCGCCGCTGCGCTGTATCTCGCGTCTCCCGCAGGGCGCTGGGTGACGGGAAAAATTCTGGAGGTCGATGGGGGAGCAGAGTCGACGACCTGGCCATTTTGA
- a CDS encoding mechanosensitive ion channel family protein: protein MDQQAVQDLLDKYGPELVDIGIHAAGALAIVLVGYWLAKLVSGFTRGALEKKSFDPTLTAFIGKLVFIIIFAVALIPALAHAGIQTASVIAALGAAGLAVGLALQGSLANFAAGVLLIAFRPCRVGDWVDAGGCSGTVESISLFSTILISGDFKRIVIPNSQIMSGPITNYSMKPRRRVDLLVGISYDADIKLAKEILERLVNEDERVLKDPAPRIAVAALGASSVDLICRPWVKTDDYWPTYWDLTERIKLAFDEAGVGIPYPQMDVHFHKTEQ from the coding sequence ATGGACCAGCAAGCAGTTCAAGACTTACTCGATAAATACGGCCCGGAACTTGTCGACATTGGTATCCACGCCGCCGGCGCGCTCGCCATTGTTCTGGTGGGCTATTGGCTGGCCAAGCTGGTATCCGGCTTTACCCGTGGAGCGCTGGAAAAAAAGAGTTTTGATCCGACGCTGACCGCGTTTATCGGCAAATTGGTTTTTATCATCATCTTTGCCGTCGCACTGATCCCGGCCCTGGCCCATGCAGGTATCCAAACCGCATCCGTCATCGCCGCGCTGGGTGCTGCCGGCTTGGCGGTTGGTCTCGCCCTTCAAGGCTCGCTGGCAAACTTTGCCGCTGGCGTATTGCTGATCGCGTTCCGCCCCTGCCGGGTGGGCGACTGGGTGGATGCCGGTGGCTGTTCAGGCACCGTCGAGAGCATCAGCCTGTTCTCCACCATTCTGATCAGCGGCGATTTCAAACGCATAGTGATCCCCAATTCGCAGATCATGTCTGGCCCCATCACCAACTACAGCATGAAGCCTCGCCGCCGCGTAGACCTGCTGGTTGGCATTTCTTACGACGCCGACATCAAGCTGGCCAAAGAAATTCTTGAGCGACTGGTGAACGAGGACGAACGCGTCCTGAAAGATCCCGCACCCCGCATTGCCGTTGCGGCTCTGGGCGCATCCTCCGTGGACCTGATCTGCCGCCCCTGGGTGAAAACTGACGATTACTGGCCCACCTATTGGGACCTGACCGAGAGAATCAAACTGGCCTTCGACGAAGCCGGTGTCGGTATTCCCTATCCACAAATGGATGTTCACTTCCACAAAACCGAGCAATAA